The Silene latifolia isolate original U9 population chromosome Y, ASM4854445v1, whole genome shotgun sequence sequence GGCAATACTTTTTCTCATAACAGCATGCTAGTGGCTGGCTGGCTAAAAATCTTGCAATAGTTACAAACTCACACAGATCCCACTATGACATATTTTAAGCATATAATCATTATACACTTATACTAAGCAAAGATTTTCAAGGTAGTTTATTATGCGGATCGATGGTGGAATCATATTACCTCCATCGATCATATTCAGTCATATTTGAGTTTTTTTGTCAACTAGTATGAACTTAAAGTTAAAAAGCTACTCCCTTCATCCAAATAATTTGTTGAgcttgattaaaatactcctcgcAACAAATATAAAAGGTAACcaaatgactgagacggaaaTAGTATATTCTATTACTCTCTATGAGAAAGAGTCGATCAAAGTTGATATTGTTTGACCATCAATATCAAATCTGATCTTTACAATATAAGGGATGAAAAAGTATTGTTTGCAAAAGAGTCCAATGGCCATGTTGTAGAAGACGAGTTTTGAGCTCTAGCCAGTAGCCCCATATATGACTTCCAATGACCAATGTCAAATCAAGGTTATGGTTAAGCGCTCAACAAAATATAAACTTCTCAAATGAGAAAAGCAAAAAATATAGAAGTGGAAAAGTGTACTTACTTGATGCAATACTCAGAAACCGTTCCCGAAATGATTCTGCCAAAAAATCCCATAATGCTGAGAAGAGAAACAAAAATGGAGACATCTGAATAGCCGAGAGCAGCCCCCATCTGTCCCATGTTGTTCATGATAGTCAAACCAGTCCCAACACCACACAAAAATGACACAAACAAAACCCAGAAATCTAGTGTCTTGAATGCCTCGACTATAGTATGTTCATCTCCAAGAAGAGGCTGTGATTTCCTGAGATCCCCATTCACTAAACCATCCTCGGCTACTACCTTGGCCACTTGTTGAGCTAGTAAAGGCTCAATGATTGGATCCTCAACATTGTCTATTTGTTTTGAGTCTAGCCAGGATTTTAACCCGATGTAAGTCGGTATAAGCAAAGGGGTAGCCAACAAAGCCAAGAGAATgactgaaaatgcaatgtcaaaCACATGTCCTTTTGAACCAATAAAATCATAGGCTAACAGATAAATAGCCACGATGACAGCAATAATGTTGAACCAGCTGAAGTACTTAGACTCTTGAGAGATTTCCGAGGGAGTGGAGGATGGGGGGACTTCCCGGAAGAAGAGCATGGCGATTAGGCAGACAGCAAAAGGGATAAGAGAGAGCATCATGAGAAACTCGGCAGGGCGATTAGAGAAAAGAGCATTGCAGAGATCAGTGAAAATAGCAGTGCTTAAACCCACATAACCCTTGAGAATCCCAGAAACAGGTCCCCTGTTTTTCCTGAAATTTCTTATGCATGTTACTAAGATGGCTGTGTTCATCCATGTGGTGCTATTCCCTCCCATGCACATGAATATACACATCTGTAGACATGATATCAAATTACCAACATCAGTACGTGTTGGATGAATCAAAAACTTGGAAACCAACCTAGAAAGTTTCAGCAAATGAAATTGCaatcgtatttttttttttttttccagaactTTTAAACAATTGCTTTGGGAGATGTTAGGTACGTATCTGAAATCACGACAAATCCGTAAAAGCTAGTAATAATGTGCAATCTACGTAAAGCTAATTTGAGCCCATCAGGTGGCGGTAGAAACACGGGTGTCTAATAATCTGCCTAATTAGGTAATAAAACATGGATGTGATAGGCTTGCTGTTGTCAAGAAGGGTGCAACACTATACAGTATTTATTAGCTACTCAGACACGCGGACACGGCTATTTGGGGTGAATTTTCCTgttttgtggtctaaattgaagtgCCGAAGTGTCATGTCAGACACGCGACACGGCAGCTAAGTGAAGTTTATTAGTACTCCATCCTTCATAGCCATAGTCCCAAGATCGGTTTTATACTCTCAGCATGCCCCTAACATGAATGCCCTTTGGGCTTGACGGGTGAATGCAACTGCAGGCCTCGCCTCGCCTCATACCTGGTGCAAATGATACCCAGTCatgaaaccatctcaaccaaaaaaaACTTCAGCTGATGTTGGAGTCGGAATATATTGTATACTGTAACATAGGCTGACTAGGAAGGAGGAGTAGTTATCATTTGTTAGCTACGAAATTGAAAATCATTAGACGTCGTGGGTAAGAAGGTAGGATTGTTAGGTGAAGATAGCAACCCAAATACTCCGTATCATCTTAGACCGACCTACCCACCCGAAAACCTACCCAAGATAGAGTTGGATAATAGAGTAATAGACGACGATGCGTATGCGtgcaagaaaaagaaaaaagaaaaaaagaaaaaaggaagaaaacaaaCCAGCCAATAAGGGAAAGGTTGGACGGTCTTGCTAACAACAAGCCATTGAGCACCATAACCAAGAAGACCTTGAATAGAACCAATAAGAAGAAGCAACCAAGTTGGGAATGAATCTGAAGCAAGACCAGCAAGTATACCAAAAGCCTTACCAACATCTTTGGCcaacaaattggtaaaaaaaaaagtgaagggTAGttgccaaattggtaaaaaaagttttGACTTGtgataaattggtaaaaaaaaattcaagggtATGTGAAAAATAGGCCAAAAAA is a genomic window containing:
- the LOC141629592 gene encoding protein NUCLEAR FUSION DEFECTIVE 4-like, with the translated sequence MDSETRGLALKLSNGSLYYMIGPELWNFLDFMAFECRELARQFHYWRIEEELKVLQARLGRNSQGKPRRREPIFSHFGFLPPHCESFAINDFELLDDDDGPILSFKIPPSVIQIENVETHVDDINPIVDESPSINEFVEILCNSNEVSPKSFDSLDDSFLEDNVDPTEVDKGLSDINLENEWDTPPIIDESYLLDSSYHPFETIKNDILYTNDLFYGLKHDAPSLADERSDWVSKLFLPIWQLPFTFFFTNLLAKDVGKAFGILAGLASDSFPTWLLLLIGSIQGLLGYGAQWLVVSKTVQPFPYWLMCIFMCMGGNSTTWMNTAILVTCIRNFRKNRGPVSGILKGYVGLSTAIFTDLCNALFSNRPAEFLMMLSLIPFAVCLIAMLFFREVPPSSTPSEISQESKYFSWFNIIAVIVAIYLLAYDFIGSKGHVFDIAFSVILLALLATPLLIPTYIGLKSWLDSKQIDNVEDPIIEPLLAQQVAKVVAEDGLVNGDLRKSQPLLGDEHTIVEAFKTLDFWVLFVSFLCGVGTGLTIMNNMGQMGAALGYSDVSIFVSLLSIMGFFGRIISGTVSEYCIKRAAIPRPFFNALMQPLKS